ACTATCCTGCGGCGAAGCGCAAGACCTCATCCACCGTGCTTTCTCCGGATGCCGCCCGCTGTATGCCTTCCGCCGTGAAGGGGATCATGCCCTGCGTGATCGCGAGCGTCCGCAATTTTTCCGCTGTCGCATTATGAACCAAAGCGTCCTCCAGTTCGGGGGTCATCTCCAGTGCCTCGGCAATGACCGTCCGACCGCGGTATCCCGTTCGCCCGCATGCCGGACAACCCACGGGGTCCCGGAAGTTCTTTGTAAGCGCGTCCCAATCCAAGCCGCCCTCACGCGCAATCTGCTCGGCCCGCTCCAGTCTCCATGCGGACAGTTCTGCGGGTCGGCTGCACTTGGGGCAAAGCTTGCGGATCAGGCGTTGAGCTACCACGAGCCGAGTGGTATCGCCCACGAAGAACGGCCGGCTGCCGATGTCCACCATACGCCGCAGAGCGGCGACGGCATCCTGGGTGTGCAGACAAGTCAGGACCCTGTGTCCGGTCAACGCGCATTGTTGCGCCAACTCCAATGTCTCCAGATCTCGAATTTCTCCGATCAGGAACACGTTCGCGGCCGCGCGCATGGTTGCACGCAGCGAGGATGCAAAAGTCATGCCGATCGACGGGCGTACTTGCATTTGCGCAACACCCGGCACCAGGCATTCGATGGGATCTTCTTCGATTGTAATGATCTTGACGTCGGGCGATGCCAGGCGTTTGAGACAGGCATAAAGCGCGGTCGTCTTGCCGCATCCCATGGGTCCCGTCAAGACAACCATGCCGAAGTGTGCGGTCAGTGCCCGTTCCAGCTTGGTCTTCACTGGCAGGAGGTATCCTAATCGATCCAGATCCGGCACCACCTCGCTCATGGAAAGCAAGCGCACCGTGAGCGATTCGCCCAGACGAAGCGGAAGAAAACTAATCCGCAGGTCGCAGTCCTGTTCCCGGATTTTCGCGACGATGCGCCCATCCTGCGGCAGTTGGCTCTCGCGAACATCGCAGTTGGCTAGTCGCTTCCAACGCGTGATGACAGGGGCCAAGAGACGCGGATCGATGGTTGCCACCCGTTGCAGCACGCCGCCGACGCGATACCGGAGTTCAACGGTCGGCTGCTTTCCCGCCTGGTCGAGCGTCGGGATGATGTGATAGTCACTCGCCTTGAGTACCACGCCCAGGAGCATCATGGCACTGACCGCTTGAGCAACCTTGTCCCCCTCAGCCAACGGCTGACCCGCAGAGATCCCGCATTGAGTCAGACGCTCGTTCAGGGCGCCAAGCAGTGGGTTGATATCGGCGTTCAATTCCGTTATAGGGTCCTGTCCTTTGAGAAATCGGTCGATCTCCTTTCGGGGAAATCGCCACTGACGTCCTGCCTTCACGCCCTGAATCTTCCCCGCCCGCAACCATCTGAGAACCGTGGGACGACTGGTTCTCAGCAAATCGACAGCCTGGTTCATGTCCAGCAGGTCGTCTCCGCAGGTCGCACGTGTATCGGATTTTTTCTCTTCTCCACCCCGGTTCAACACTCGCGTTTGCCTCTTCTTCATAATCGCCAGCCTTTCCTTTTGAGTTAACTTCCGGTTTTATTTCCACCATGCCCTTGTATGTCCATAAGATAGCATGGACGTTATGATATATCAACGACTATTTTGGGAGATGATCCCATCGGCGTCGGGGTCGGTATCGGTATCGATAAAACCAACGGAAATTCGACCCCGGTTCCGATACCGACCCCGACCCCGATGACCCAATCGCCTCATAATTAGAATTGCCTCTTGACGTTGGCCCGATGTTTCTGTATATAGAAACACTCAAACAAGGGGCATTCCCTTGATGAAGGGCACACGATCATGATTTTAGAGACGTTTCCCACCCGCGAATTGTTCTGCGATGCGGCGCGGAAGGCCACGGTCATTCCGGTCGGCACGCGCATTCTGGCCGACACCGAGACCCCGGTCTCGGTGGTCGCCCGGTTTGCCGATAGCGCCGATCCTCTGTTCCTGCTCGAGTCGGCCGAAGGCGGCGAGCGGTGGGGCCGTTTCAGCTTCGTCGGCATCTCCGCGCGCACCCACGTCGCGGTCTTTCGAGACGATGTGGTGGTCCGTCAGGGTTTTGCAGAAACCCGCACGCCCCACGCCGGCCAGCCGATGGCTGTGCTCCGCGCGCTGATGAAGGATTACACGCTGGCCGATCTTCCCGGGCTGCCGCGCTTCTGCGGCGGACTCGTCGGCTATCTGGCCTACGAGATGGCGCATTTTTTCGAGCCGCGGATCCCCAACCGCCTGCCGGCCGAGAAACCGCTCGCTCAGTTCGTCTTGCCCGACACGCTGCTGGTGTTTGACAACGTCACCCACACCCTCACCGTGCTGGCTCTGGCCTTCACCGCCGACGGCGGCGAGCCCGGGGTGCTCCACGACGCGGCCCGCGCGCGCGTTGACGAGATCCTGGCCATCCTCGCGCGCCCCCTGCCGCCGGCCACCCACCCGCGCAAGCCCGCCAAGCGGATCGTGCCCCTCCCCACCCGCCCCGAACAGGAGTTTCGCGACAATGTCTTGCGCGTCAAGCAGCACATCCTCGACGGCGACGTCATCCAGTGCGTCCTCTCACAGAGCTTCGCCTGCGCCGCGCCCGACGACGTGATGGGCCTCTACCGCGCCCAGCGCTTCATCAACCCGTCGCCCTACCTCTTTTTGCTGAAGTTCGGCGGCCTGTCCCTGGTGGGGTCCTCGCCCGAGGTCATGATCCGCCTCGAACACCGCACCGCCACCCTCCGTCCGATCGCCGGCACCCGGCCGCGCGGAACGACCGAGCAAGAGGACCGTTCCCTCGCCGACGATCTGCTGCAGGATGAGAAGGAGCGCGCCGAACACCTCATGCTCGTGGACCTCGGCCGCAATGAACTGGGCCGCGTCGCCATTCCCGGCAGCGTGCAGGTCACCGACCTGATGGTGGTCGAACGCTATTCGCATGTCATGCACCTGGTCTCGAACATCACCGCCGATCTGGAACCGGGCCACGACGCCTTCGATCTCCTGCCCGCCGCCTTTCCTGCGGGCACCCTGTCGGGCGCGCCAAAGGTCCGAGCCATGGAGCTGATCGCCGAGATCGAGCACGAGCCGCGCGGTCCCTACGGCGGAGCGGTCGGCTACATCGCCTTCGGCGGCAACATGGATTTTGCCATCTGCATCCGCACCGCCGTGATCGAGCATGGCCGCCTCACGGTCCGCGCAGGCGCAGGCCTCGTCGCCGACTCCGATCCCGAACGCGAGCGGCTGGAGACCGTCAACAAAGCCCGTTCGGTCGCCCGCGCCCTCGAACTCATGAGCCTGTAAACCGGGAGAGCCCCATGATTCTGATGATCGACAACTACGATTCGTTCACCTACAACATCGTGCAGTACCTGCGCGAGATGGGTGCCAACCTCCGGGTCGTTCGCAACGATGCCGTCACCCTCGCCGACGTCGCCGCCCTGGCGCCTGAGGCGCTCATCATCTCGCCCGGCCCCGGCCGCCCCGAAGATGCCGGCATCTCGTGCGACCTGATTCGCGCCTGCTCGGGGCGCATCCCGATCCTGGGCGTCTGCCTCGGCCATCAGGCGATCGGACGGGTCTTTGGCGGCACCATCGTCCACGCCAAGCGCCTGATGCACGGCAAGGTTTCGGAGGTCACCTCCGATGGCAAGGGTCTTTTCGATGGACTCGGGACCCGCCCCTTCAAGGCGATGCGCTACCACTCCCTCGCCATTGACCGCGCCACCCTGCCCGCCGACCTCATCATCACGGCCGAAGCCGAAGACGGCGAGATCATGGGCGTGCGTCACCTCACGCACGCCACCGAGGGGATCCAGTTCCACCCCGAGTCGATCATGACCGCCGTGGGCAAGCGGATCCTCCGCAATTTCCTCAAGTCCACCACCCGCAGCGGAACGTGAGGCGCGGGACGGGTGGCCTGCAGAAGCCGAGCCTCGTGATCGCGCCCCTGCTTGTCAGTCGCCGTACACCTCGAACTCGAGCAGCCGACACTCGATCGGACCGTTGAAGACGGGTTGAAGGCTGGAAGCCTTGAGGCCGATCTTGACCGAGAGGGTGCGGTTACCGGCGAGGATGAACGTGCGCCAGCCGGCACAGCGGGCGCGGATGAACGCGCCGATGCGGACATACAGCGGTTCAAGCTCCTCGACCGTGCCCAGCCGCTCGCCGTATTCGGGGTTCATGAAAAGAATGCCGGCGGTTGCGGGCATCGGGGTGTCGGCAAAATCGCACACGGAGAAGCGAATCATGTCGCGCACCCCCGCCATCCCCGCGTTCGCTTCGGCGCCATGCACGGCGTCGGGGTTGATATCGGTGGCGATGATCATCGGCAGACCCTCGGTCTTCTCTTGGGCGCGCGCATGGGTGACAAGCACGTGCCAGGCGGAGGCGGGCTTGAGGCCGCGGGGCGGCAGAGCCGATGCCGACGCGAGCTTGACGGTGCCGTCGGCCTGCGGCAGCCACGCGCCTCGGGACAATTGCTTGCGCGCTTGAGCGGCGTCATCCCGGTCCCCGAACCCCTTGAGCGCCATGAAGGCGAAATGGTTGCGGAAGGAGCCCGGCGCGCGGCGGCGGGCGATCAGGGCGGCCTCGATCGCAGGCGTGCCGCTGCCGCACATCGGGACGACGAACGGCGTGTCGGCCTTCCATCCCGAAGCGATGATGCAGCCTGCG
This DNA window, taken from Lentisphaerota bacterium, encodes the following:
- a CDS encoding anthranilate synthase component I; translated protein: MILETFPTRELFCDAARKATVIPVGTRILADTETPVSVVARFADSADPLFLLESAEGGERWGRFSFVGISARTHVAVFRDDVVVRQGFAETRTPHAGQPMAVLRALMKDYTLADLPGLPRFCGGLVGYLAYEMAHFFEPRIPNRLPAEKPLAQFVLPDTLLVFDNVTHTLTVLALAFTADGGEPGVLHDAARARVDEILAILARPLPPATHPRKPAKRIVPLPTRPEQEFRDNVLRVKQHILDGDVIQCVLSQSFACAAPDDVMGLYRAQRFINPSPYLFLLKFGGLSLVGSSPEVMIRLEHRTATLRPIAGTRPRGTTEQEDRSLADDLLQDEKERAEHLMLVDLGRNELGRVAIPGSVQVTDLMVVERYSHVMHLVSNITADLEPGHDAFDLLPAAFPAGTLSGAPKVRAMELIAEIEHEPRGPYGGAVGYIAFGGNMDFAICIRTAVIEHGRLTVRAGAGLVADSDPERERLETVNKARSVARALELMSL
- a CDS encoding helix-turn-helix domain-containing protein, with the protein product MKKRQTRVLNRGGEEKKSDTRATCGDDLLDMNQAVDLLRTSRPTVLRWLRAGKIQGVKAGRQWRFPRKEIDRFLKGQDPITELNADINPLLGALNERLTQCGISAGQPLAEGDKVAQAVSAMMLLGVVLKASDYHIIPTLDQAGKQPTVELRYRVGGVLQRVATIDPRLLAPVITRWKRLANCDVRESQLPQDGRIVAKIREQDCDLRISFLPLRLGESLTVRLLSMSEVVPDLDRLGYLLPVKTKLERALTAHFGMVVLTGPMGCGKTTALYACLKRLASPDVKIITIEEDPIECLVPGVAQMQVRPSIGMTFASSLRATMRAAANVFLIGEIRDLETLELAQQCALTGHRVLTCLHTQDAVAALRRMVDIGSRPFFVGDTTRLVVAQRLIRKLCPKCSRPAELSAWRLERAEQIAREGGLDWDALTKNFRDPVGCPACGRTGYRGRTVIAEALEMTPELEDALVHNATAEKLRTLAITQGMIPFTAEGIQRAASGESTVDEVLRFAAG
- a CDS encoding aminodeoxychorismate/anthranilate synthase component II, giving the protein MILMIDNYDSFTYNIVQYLREMGANLRVVRNDAVTLADVAALAPEALIISPGPGRPEDAGISCDLIRACSGRIPILGVCLGHQAIGRVFGGTIVHAKRLMHGKVSEVTSDGKGLFDGLGTRPFKAMRYHSLAIDRATLPADLIITAEAEDGEIMGVRHLTHATEGIQFHPESIMTAVGKRILRNFLKSTTRSGT